ACCGTTCTTTTATCCATGTCTACCTTATTATCACAAAGGTTGTTTCCATttgttttcatcttcttcttttctttacCCTATCTCTATCTCTCAATTGAATTGGTCAATGATTCATTCCAGAGAAAATTCCCTCCAAGCTATTGAGAAGCTTCAAGACATGGAAATACTTTCAATTTCCTTTATGCGTGATAGAGGtatatacttttaattttatcttgTTTTAAGAACAAGACTGggtattttgagtttttttttctatctatTGAAGTTACCGATGCTGAAGCATTGGCTGGATTATATTTGGAGCTGGGTCAGGTGTCTTTCATATTGTCTAATGGTTGTAGAATGTAATTTTATCAGCTTTATAATGCTCAaatcaatttttgtttttaaaacattttgtcATCTTTTTATGATACATTTAATAGGATGGAACTGCATCAATGGTTGCAAATGTATGCTTGCAACTCTTAGATTCTATCAGACTTGAACATGGAGCTGAATATTGTTCAGAAGATATACATGCTCGTTCTAAAGCAATTAAAGGGCTGGTTAAACTTGCCTCTGGGGATGTTGATTCTGGTAATTTTTAGGATCTTTGGTTTCGTTTTGTGGGTAGAAAGTGGAATTATGAGTTAGTATCAATACCTCATTCTTTGCACATAATAGTTTATTGAAGAACTTGGAATTATGATTTTTAGGACATTATTCCCACATGCTAAATTAAAAAAGGTAATGTTATGAATATAATTGATTAGAATTCATCTAATAATCGCCGGGCTCAGTAGCATGGGCCTGTAACTCAAGCGGGGGCATTAATGTGATTGGATAATGGGTTTGACCAATTGGGTGGGGTTCTGGGTTGCTAATTGCTGGCCCGCCCGTTCCAAGCGGTGAGTTAGGGCCACGGGTTTGAGTGAAGGCTCGGGCCTGTGTTCCTTTAGAGTGGAGGGCATAGCGCCAGGCTGGTTTCACAGAGCAGCGACCACCTCCCTCTCATTGCAGTGGAAGGATAACGGGCCGGTGCTTCCTAAGCTCCATCAGCCCATTGGTTACTACCTAATTGGACAatcactttttttctttttgtcaaCCATTGAATCAcatttgaaatatcatgttgccATTTGAAACTAACAATTTGTCCATGATTGAATCACAATTTGTATGAATAACCTTTTGAGCGTCAAATTGTGATTCAATGGATTGGTTTCATAGCTAGTAAATTAATTTTGGCATATATCTATTGAACATGTTTAAGGTGTTTCAATGCTGATTAGAAACCAACATTGGTTTTCACTACTGTGGGTACAGCTTCTCAGATAACTTGttcctttttttcattttctgaATGCTACAAAATCCCACATTGATATATTTGAAAGGTATATAATTGGTTATATTAGGAACTTTATTTCCactatattttaagaatatataaaaaaaaatgaaaaagcaAGATTCTATCTTCTTATAGTTTGATTTCAAACAAGTCCTTAAAAGAAGGGCGCCTTGTCGAAGAGCTACTTTACGAAAAACACGCCTTCATTATTCTCATTCTGAGTTGTCGTcgtctctcttttctctttatCCTCTTCATATATCTATCTATCATCAGATTCCTCCGGCCGCCGGAGTACAGCCAGTTACAGTCATTACGACGGCAAGAATATGTTCCAGTTCACATCCACAGGTAAAACGGCGGTTACTCTTCACACTTCACAATTCTACTTTTCAGATTTTAGTCCTCATTGTTGTTCTTATCAACTCTCCACGTTTTTCTCTTCTGATTGCTATGAATCTTAAGTATAAGCATCAATTACGGTCAGATACGGTTACTCTATGCTTGAATTCTCAATTTCTCATATAACAATCTAGTTTTTGCAATATTCTGCAGGTTAATTTGTTGAGATGATTCAGTAGTGAATCAATTTACCAGAAGACTAAGGATGCAAGCACTATCAACTGGACTGATAATTGGAATATCAATAGGTCTGTTGATAGGTGTACTTCTAgctttattcatattcttttgcATTAGGTATCACAGGATTATAAGCTATAAAATAGGGAAAACTAGTTCTCGAAGAGAAGCCTCTATACCTATTCGTGCTAATGTGGATGATAATGCTTCGGTTATATCAAACTCATCTATTGGCACGGAATCGCCGATGAGCTCGTTTGAGCGGAATGACATGTCTTTATGgtttggaggaggaggaggaggagttaAGAAGACGAATGGAATAACTGCATCTGGATTATTAAAGTATCCTTACAAGTATGGGAAAAAAATGACTGGTTTAGTTTAATTATTCGTGTATATATATGCTAAGGTGTTCATTCTTTTTGTAATGAATTAGGGAATTGTTGAAGGCTACCCTTAATTTCACCACATTGATAGGGCAAGGGTCATTTGGTCCAGTCTACAGAGCTGAGATGTCAACTGGTGAGACTGTCGCTGTTAAGGTGCTTGCTACTAATTCCAAACAAGGGGAAAAACAGTTTCAAACAGAGGTTTGTCATAGTTATTAATTACTTTCTCCTAGTATTGTTGATTTTGGTAAATAAAGTCTTTGCGCCGTCAAAAGACACGCGAAAAAGGGAAAGGAAATGATTAAACAAAGTCCCAACACGTAAGAAAAACTGCGTAATGCGCTCCACGCCAAAACTTGTTTAATGTAGGGTTATTCGAGAAATGAAAAAGtagattatttagttaaataactaaattatcctttgtatttaatattttgaaatatataaaagtaaaggtattttaattaatgttttgaatgatgataaataaaataaagggttatttggattaaattcaaataatccttTATCAAACAAGGCCAAGTGATATGCAAATCCTTTGTTAATGGATATGAGAAAAATGTAAGATATCATGTTCCTCTCATTCCATGTGTAATACACCAGGATGGTGAACCAATTCTTATTTAGAACGTTTTTTTTTGTCCCAATCCATTGTTCTCAAAACCTAACAACTAAGAGGCGACATTGCCCACTCCAAAGCAGATCCAACTGTTTTTTTCCGTAAAGGATTACCACCCAACATTTTTGGTAAATGATATCATCATGTCAGGAGATTTGACAAATATCTCTTATTTGGTTGCTAAATATTTACTGATTTGAGGTGTAATATCATCtatgttgttttctttttgtCTTCAGTATTGGCTAATATCATGTCAATGTTTTCTTCTCGGGTCagtaaacattttaatttctatACATTTGCATGGATTAATTTATTATCAGGTTTTGCTACTTGGGAGGTTACATCACAGGAACTTGGTGAACTTGATAGGCTATTGTGCAGAAAAGGGTCAACATATCCTCTTGTATATTTATATGAGTAATGGAAGTTTAGCTTCTCATTTATATAGTAAGCTCACTTTGGATTAAACTGTTTAAACGTAAAAGCAACAATTAGTTATCGTATTCATGGTATTTGTGTTTAGGTGAAAAGTGCAAACCATTGTCGTGGGATTTGAGGGTTCAAATAGCCTTAGATGTAGCAAGAGGATTGGAATATCTCCATGATGGTGTAAGCTTTAGTCTTTTGTACAGATCTTCTAGTTTTGGTGAAAAATTTGTTCACATTTTGgttcttctttcttgtcaaAACAGGCCATTCCCCCTGTTATCCACCGAGACATAAAATCGTCCAATATTTTGCTGGATGCATCCATGCGAGCAAGGGTATGTATACCCATTATTTCTGTTATATTTCATTGGCTTCATTTGAATATACTTTCTTTTTTGGTTGGATCTCCCATCTAGATCAAATGAATTTATTAGCTTATCCGGATCCAGATCCAATAAACTAGATCTTGTTCTAAATCCGGATGTAGATGAGAATTAgtataaatttgtataaatGTGTATACCtaagttttgttttaaactGTGATCTCATCTAAATACTTGACAAAAAggtgtttgaaaaaatattgacaGTTTCTCATCCTAAATTCGAGGGTGgagaaagtgtttccaaataggtTTTTTGAGAAAAGTTAGTTTAGTTAAAGACTTAAAGTAAGGTTCTTGTTTGTGATGAAGCTAATAATTGAAGTAGGTGGCTGATTTTGGGCTTTCTAGAGAAGAGATGGTCAACCGTCGTTTGTCAAACGTACGTGGAACTTTCGGTTATCTTGATCCTGAGTATGTATCGACAAATACATTCACGACACAAAGTGACATATATAGCTTTGGGGTGTTGCTATTCGAGCTCATTGCAGGCCGAAACCCTCAACAGGGTCTTATGGAATACGTCGAACTTGTAagatctttctttcttctttaaatacacaaaattaaaatattgaagaaagCCTATTTTCTGCTAGTATGATATCTTACTAACCGAGCAAACGTAATGTAAAGAATATGTAATATAGAATAACACCATTATTATTACCACCTCAGGCTGGATAAAAGAGAAGAGAGTTGAATAGAAATCTTAAAACAATAGAGTAGTTTATTGAACTGATGATTACATTATAtgacttttataattatttaacccCTTTCATAAATATAGTATACAATAATATAAGCTAAATActgataataaattaatggtCCAATTATTATTTGAGAACTTTTGTCTCTTTTGTTTTATGGGTTCAAACTTTAAAATGCATTATCCGAAGCTCGAACTTTAACATTTTTAGTCTCTTCTTTTATGCAAGCATTTCATATAGGAGAAAAGTTTCAAATGATAATAAATGTTAAAGTTCGATCATCATATAATGTATTCAaagtttgataatttattttaacatgtaACAACCATAATACTTtgcatatttttatatattaggCGGCTATGAATGTTGAAGGAAAAGTATGTTGGGAGGAGATTGTGGATTCTCGGCTTGATGGTAAATTTTGCTCACAAGAACTCAATGCCATTGCGGTTCTTGCATATAAATGTGTAAGCCAAGCATCAAAAGATCGACCTTCCATGAGGGATATAGTGCCAATACTATTGCACGTTATCAATTTGACAAACGAAATAGAACACCACAAACAATTGTCgtcttcaacaacaactaacAATGACATCATTGTAACAATCAATGATGATAAGAGTGAACAACAACAAAGATAGTAACTTGAGACATTTGGTCATAGTTGTAGTTTCTCCTTGAGGTGAGGAAAgttactaatattatttattttagtaagatTATTTGTAATCttatcatgattttttttaaatttgtctgGTACAATTTTGATACCATTCAAAAGTTCaaattgaacatttttttaagttaagaTTGATTTTAATTACATTGTAATTACTTTTTACTGTTGAAATTATAGTGTTATAAACTTcctttgattttaatatttattgtgGATAATGGTAAAGattatgatattaattttttttttccgttttgtttagatatatattatttttagtcataatttagattattttaatttgttgataactattttaaattattaattttttattttatcattatttattaataacttttatttttttttactaaaaactTATATCTAGTCAAAATTCtgacacattattattttttaaacaacagtatttaaacaaataaattttaatatataataataaaataaatttttacttttttaaatgaaattattttaattaataaattatatttagttaGACTATATCTTGagaattgtttaaaattaagaaatgatGCCATGTTAATCATCGTATCACTCTCTtcagacaaaatattaaatactatatattttaaaataataattttattttatttatatatattaatagtctttttattaaaaaaatatatatacattattaactCTTCCTTTAAAATCACATcccatcattaatttttttttcttcaaacgAGCCCTATATGTAGATCaaattaatgtttatatttattttaataaatacaatttttttttttgacttagtatatataattgacaaatatttagtaatacataaatttatataaaaaaaaaaacaattcatttaaatttcaCCACAAAAATAGTATACAAAGTCAGTTTTTCAATCCGTACAAAGCAAAGCGGTATCTTagcaaaaacataaaaataaaactcaatctGGGCCGTTGATTCAAAACagttataaataacaaaaactcaATCCGCGTACTCTAATCTGATTGGCCAATAATAAACTCCCCACTACTATATAACTAAAACAGACCCAATCAAAACCTAATTTCAAAaccctcaaattctctctccttcAATCGTTCATTTCaatcctcttcttcatcatatCAATGGCTGGTCGAGGCAAAACCCTAGGTTCCGCAACAGCGAAGAAAGCTACATCAAGGAGTAGCAAAGCCGGTCTTCAATTTCCCGTCGGTCGTATCGCTCGTTTCCTGAAAGCCGGTAAATTCGCCGAACGTGTTGGCGCCGGTGCTCCTGTTTATCTCGCTGCCGTCCTTGAATACTTAGCCGCTGAGGTAaatttctctataataatcaaaagaATCAATATATAGGTTTCCGATTTTGAATTTCCTTCCTCTTTATGGATTAGGTTTTGGAATTGGCTGGAAATGCTGCGAGAGATAATAAGAAAACTAGGATTGTGCCTAGACATATTCAACTTGCTGTGAGGAATGATGAAGAACTTAGTAAGCTTCTTGGAGATGTTACGATTGCTAATGGAGGTGTTATGCCGAATATTCataatcttcttcttccaaaGAAGGCTGGAGGATCTTCAAAACCTGCTGCTGATGAAGATGAATGAATGAGTAGTGGTTTGAATTAGggtttatgttatttttgtttctttttatttagTGTGTATTCTgttctatctatctatctatgaaaattttagtttatcaATCTATAAATtagctttttattttatttaatgtttgaatcagtcataattaattaagggtcattttaagtaataataattgagtatttaaaagatttaGTGAAATAGATTTGAAGATACAAAAGAAAGATATCTTAAATGAGAATTTAGTGTTTTTTAAGATGGTTagattgtataaaattattgaaaatttttggATTAGAAAATATATGGCTTCCATTTTGttacaaaaacattaattttgttGAAAAGTTAGAGATTGTTTCTATAGGGCAAGAAAGATCTAGAACTAATTTGGTTAATAGGGTTTTAATCTACATTTGTATAAAATTTGTGCAAAAATGTGAAATAATATTGGAtgcatgaaaaaaataattacaagtataaaattaaaacacaattaaataagaatatgaataagattggtagaaaatatttacatataagTTAGTTTTTAGGATAAAATTTTCAGAAATTTCTTATAGAAATTAGTTGGCTTAGACCAACTCCAATGGTACCCATTTATTTCTCTCCAAAaatgagatttaaaaaaaaaaagaagaaaaaaaacctaTATATGCGGTGAACTATTCATCAACCCaatgaattaaaatttgaaaaaaaagttcttgaagtttattaattttttatttggatatttaacatttttttatatcatttatttttaacattttaatttttaattaattttagttttctatataattcatttgtatgtttaatttttttttgttttatcttatatatatcataaatttataatattattgataaaaaacttttaaaaaaaatacaataattacatttcttaaaaatacttaaaaataaaaattatatatttcttacaataaataaaaaaaatattttatcatacttaaaaataaaaattatattttccacaataattaaaaatatatctcttaccatacttaaaaataaaaattacattttctataataattaaaaatacaacataaataataaaaattaattgaaatattgtGAAAATGCACATTAtgaatttatatgtttatttaattatgtttaatttgtttttattaataatgttagttttaatgaaattttggTTTGTGTagtataattttgtatttatttatttattgatgtttaatttgttttttctatgtgtataataaattattgatttataattaattttatcacaTTCTTTAATGAGTgtggtataaaaaaaatattagggtttaatttatcaagtttataaatatataggtaGTTATTGGAAAGGTTAAAAAGTTGAtgtaaattgaaataattttttagtttgaaaattgatttttttggatTATAGATGGATTATGATGTGATATctttttgagtttaaaaatggATTTATAGATTGAAAATGATCTTAGTTAAGATAATAGAATCcaaatattctatattttagtCCAAATGAAATCAGAAGATGTCTTCTTCTATTTTTTCGAGAGTTGACTtgtaaatcaaaatatatgttTTCTGAATTGAACTCAAAAAAATGAATTGAACtcaaataataatgaaaatgaataaaaaaaattatattgttagagGGTTGTTAATGTTTTGTAGGGAAGAGATGTGGAAGGAAAATTATTTCCGGCTACTAAGCTGGAACTGAAACTAGGATGGTAAAGAACTGAGTCAATTTGACCAGTTTGAGACTCATTCGCTTAGTATATATTCGGATTCGAGCTCAACTCGAGCTCTAATATAAAAGCTCGAGCtcgtatttatttagtttagttCTGGAGTTGCTCGAATTCGTCTCATTAAGAGAATTCGTTTAGACGAgcttatttacaattttaaaaaaatcacgtAAGGGAAAGAGTTTACATTTTTTgggttattaaatattaatttattaaaaaatattaattaatattaaacaatattttaaactaacGTGTTCGTAAACTCATTAGCGAGCATCTAAATAAACATGTTTACGAGTCGAATATCTAAAAATTCTCttagtttttttaaacttaGATTGTTACGAATAACGAACGAGCTCGAatgaacttttaatattttaaatttaaataacttgtgATTAGCTATATTCATTTACATCCTAGAGACAGACTTAATTAGTAAATTTATGAAACAAAcacttttatataaaaatgaatgtgATTTATGATAGCGTAAACTAATCAACTGAATTGTTAGTTCGTTCAAACTAGAACTGATATGAACTCGGTTGGACGATTCAGTTAAGAAGGCGAAATATAATCAACTTTTATTCGAGACAGTTATTCAAAATCTTAGTGAAACactgattttatatatatatatatttaatatgtgtTTTTATTCAGCTCGATTGGATTGTTCTCCAATTTTAGGATTTTGTGGTTCACTtactcttttaatttaaaaaaatcatcacaTGAAATGCTTATTAGGTTAGTAAACCCATTAACGAGCATCTAAAATATGTTTACAAGTCAAATATCTAAAAAttctattttagttttttaaactTAGATCGTATTGACTACCGAACGAGTTCTAACCAACTTTTTACCGATCCGAAATTCAAATAACTCGCGATTAGTTATATTCATTTACATCCGACGAGAGAtagagttaattaataaatttatgaaaaagacttatttatataaaaatgaatacgATTTATGATAACCTAAACTGACCAACAAATTCGTACAACTCAGTTCACTCAAATTAGAATCGATCTGAACTCGATTTGAACATAATCCACTTGAATTCGATACTGCTATTCGAAATCATAGTGAAACACTAAATTTCTTatctaatatttgtttttattttgttcgaTCTGGACAATTGTCCAATTTAAGGGTTTGGTGGATTCACTTACCcacttaattttaataagaCTTGAGCACCCTTTATCACATGAAATGCTCTAATGATGTATTTTcctaatatatttgtttaatctAACTATTCAAACCAAATAATTAGCAGTATTATAACTCAATAAAGTAACTAACAAGTAACAATATTAGTTTGTGAAAGACTAATATTACACTATTATCAAGGTTATAAAATTGTTACACTATTATCAAGgttataaaattgttaaaatgatTGTTAAGcccatatttttataaattttgtttacaatttaattgaataatttataaaaattaaacactTAACAAATAAATAGTTATGAGATACTAATATGCATAAaagtctttatttatttttgtaaatgtaCAAAATCCATTAGGTCAGAATTGAATCTAAATGTATTTAtactaaattcaaaaattaataaattgaaaattatgattggatttaatatttattctttgGGTTTCAAGAAATTTTTAGTAGACCTAAATATCCAATGGGCATAAACCATGGCCCatttaataatctaaaaaagCCTACCATCtctcttcaaaaaaaaaaaaaaaagttattctCTGGCCATCGAGGCGCCCTAAATCCTCCAGACACACCGATTCAGAGTTTCAGTTCTTCTTAAATCCTGAGAATTTTCCGTTGCCGTCGCTATTTTCTGGTCGGAAAAGCCTTTGAAATCCGGTATTTAGTTTATAATGTCGGCAATAATCATCTGTtcattttaaaccctaataccACTGTTCCCAGCTGTCGTCTGTGTACCTATAA
This is a stretch of genomic DNA from Impatiens glandulifera chromosome 4, dImpGla2.1, whole genome shotgun sequence. It encodes these proteins:
- the LOC124933952 gene encoding histone H2A.6, which produces MAGRGKTLGSATAKKATSRSSKAGLQFPVGRIARFLKAGKFAERVGAGAPVYLAAVLEYLAAEVLELAGNAARDNKKTRIVPRHIQLAVRNDEELSKLLGDVTIANGGVMPNIHNLLLPKKAGGSSKPAADEDE
- the LOC124936124 gene encoding calcium/calmodulin-regulated receptor-like kinase 1 isoform X1 is translated as MQALSTGLIIGISIGLLIGVLLALFIFFCIRYHRIISYKIGKTSSRREASIPIRANVDDNASVISNSSIGTESPMSSFERNDMSLWFGGGGGGVKKTNGITASGLLKYPYKELLKATLNFTTLIGQGSFGPVYRAEMSTGETVAVKVLATNSKQGEKQFQTEVLLLGRLHHRNLVNLIGYCAEKGQHILLYIYMSNGSLASHLYSEKCKPLSWDLRVQIALDVARGLEYLHDGAIPPVIHRDIKSSNILLDASMRARVADFGLSREEMVNRRLSNVRGTFGYLDPEYVSTNTFTTQSDIYSFGVLLFELIAGRNPQQGLMEYVELAAMNVEGKVCWEEIVDSRLDGKFCSQELNAIAVLAYKCVSQASKDRPSMRDIVPILLHVINLTNEIEHHKQLSSSTTTNNDIIVTINDDKSEQQQR
- the LOC124936124 gene encoding calcium/calmodulin-regulated receptor-like kinase 1 isoform X2, with the translated sequence MQALSTGLIIGISIGLLIGVLLALFIFFCIRYHRIISYKIGKTSSRREASIPIRANVDDNASVISNSSIGTESPMSSFERNDMSLWFGGGGGGVKKTNGITASGLLKYPYKELLKATLNFTTLIGQGSFGPVYRAEMSTGETVAVKVLATNSKQGEKQFQTEVLLLGRLHHRNLVNLIGYCAEKGQHILLYIYMSEKCKPLSWDLRVQIALDVARGLEYLHDGAIPPVIHRDIKSSNILLDASMRARVADFGLSREEMVNRRLSNVRGTFGYLDPEYVSTNTFTTQSDIYSFGVLLFELIAGRNPQQGLMEYVELAAMNVEGKVCWEEIVDSRLDGKFCSQELNAIAVLAYKCVSQASKDRPSMRDIVPILLHVINLTNEIEHHKQLSSSTTTNNDIIVTINDDKSEQQQR